A part of Escherichia marmotae genomic DNA contains:
- a CDS encoding IS256-like element IS1414 family transposase, which produces MDEKQLQALANELAKNLKTPEDLSQFDRLLKKLSVEAALNAEMTHHPGYEKNQSRPGANSRNGFSTKTVITGDGPLELRTPRDRDGTFEPQLVKKNQTRITGMDNQILSLYAKGMTTREIAAAFKELYDADVSPALISKVTDAVMEQVVEWQNRPLDAVYPIVYLDCIVLKVRQDSRVINKSVFLALGINIEGQKELLGMWLAENEGAKFWLNVLTELKNRGLNDILIACVDGLKGFPDAINTVYPKARIQLCIVHMVRNSLRFVSWKDYKAVTRDLKAIYQAPTEEAGQQALEAFAAAWDCRYPQISRSWQANWPNLATFFAYPTDIRKVIYTTNAIESLNSVIRHALKKRKVFPTDDSVKKVVWLAIQSASQKWTMPLKDWRMAMSRFIIEFGDRLDGHF; this is translated from the coding sequence ATGGACGAAAAACAGTTACAGGCTCTGGCTAACGAACTGGCCAAAAACCTCAAAACCCCTGAAGACCTCAGTCAGTTTGATCGGCTGCTGAAAAAGCTCAGCGTTGAAGCCGCTCTCAATGCAGAGATGACACACCATCCTGGGTATGAGAAAAATCAGTCCAGACCAGGAGCTAACTCCCGCAACGGTTTTTCCACAAAGACCGTTATCACAGGCGACGGTCCACTGGAACTGCGTACTCCGCGCGATCGTGACGGTACCTTCGAACCACAACTGGTAAAGAAAAATCAGACCCGTATTACCGGGATGGATAACCAGATCCTCTCGTTGTATGCCAAAGGGATGACCACCCGTGAGATAGCTGCTGCGTTCAAAGAACTGTATGACGCAGATGTTTCACCGGCACTGATATCAAAGGTTACCGATGCCGTGATGGAGCAGGTTGTAGAATGGCAAAACCGACCACTGGATGCTGTTTACCCCATTGTTTATCTTGACTGTATCGTCCTGAAAGTTCGGCAGGACAGTCGCGTCATCAACAAATCGGTGTTCCTGGCACTGGGCATCAATATCGAAGGTCAGAAAGAACTGCTGGGTATGTGGCTGGCCGAAAATGAAGGGGCGAAGTTCTGGCTCAATGTGCTGACTGAACTGAAAAACCGCGGTCTGAACGATATCCTCATCGCCTGTGTGGATGGCCTGAAAGGCTTCCCGGATGCCATCAACACAGTATATCCGAAGGCCCGCATCCAGTTATGCATCGTGCATATGGTGCGCAACAGCCTGCGCTTCGTGTCATGGAAGGACTACAAAGCCGTCACTCGCGACCTGAAAGCGATTTATCAGGCTCCCACGGAAGAGGCAGGCCAGCAGGCACTGGAAGCGTTCGCTGCGGCCTGGGACTGTCGCTATCCTCAGATAAGCCGAAGCTGGCAGGCTAACTGGCCGAATCTTGCCACGTTCTTCGCTTATCCAACGGACATCCGCAAAGTGATCTATACGACGAATGCCATCGAGTCGCTAAACAGCGTGATCCGCCATGCGCTCAAAAAGCGTAAAGTGTTCCCGACAGACGACTCGGTGAAAAAAGTGGTGTGGCTGGCAATCCAGTCTGCGTCCCAGAAATGGACGATGCCGTTGAAGGACTGGCGAATGGCAATGAGCCGCTTTATTATCGAGTTCGGTGACCGCCTGGACGGTCACTTCTGA